A window of Candidatus Saccharibacteria bacterium oral taxon 488 genomic DNA:
GTGCATGCCCGCGCTGTACGAGCGTTTGGGATTCCGGCAACTTGACGTGCGTTGTGCTGAAGAAATGGCCGATGCTTGGACGAGCCAGGGGCGATATCGACGAACCAGCCGCCACAATCATCGTGCACTCGGCGATGTGAGGGAGGCAATCCTGCTAGCTGGGAAGTACAAAGAGCGGTTTATGCCGCGAGAAATGCCACACGATGCTTAGATAAAAGACAGGTACGACCACTGATAATTCAGCTAGCCAACCTTCTCATCCCCGCCCATATGTGCTACAATTAGTCACCAAAGGAAGGTCTGTTATTAATCCCAGACCATATTTTTATGAAGGACGCTAGCAAGATTCGAAATATTGCCATTATTGCCCACGTCGATCACGGCAAGACGACCATGGTTGATGGGCTGCTCAAACAGTCGCGCACATTCCGCGACAATCAGGCCGAGATGAGCCAAGAATTGATCATGGATTCGGGCGATCAGGAGCACGAACGCGGTATCACCATCACCGCCAAACAGACCTCGATTTTTTACGGTGATTATAAGATCAACATCATCGACACGCCGGGGCACGCCGATTTTTCGGGCGAGGTCGAGCGGACACTGCAGATGGCGGACGGTGTGCTGTTGATCGTTGATGCACAGGAAGGGCCGATGCCACAGACGAAGTTCGTGTTGAGCAAGGCGCTAGAACTGGGCTTGAAGCCGGTGGTGGTGATCAATAAAATTGACAAACCTGCCCGGCGAATTGCCGAGGTTGAAGACGAGCTGAGCGATCTATTTTTGGAGCTAGCGACTGATGATGCTCAACTTCAATATCCGATTTATTATGCCGTTGGGCGCGATGGCAAGGCGTGGCGGGAGATTCCTGCTGACCCGACTGAAGACGCCGATCTCACACCAATTTTTGAAGCGATTATCAACGATATCCCAGCGCCGAGCGTCACGGCTGATGGCGGCTTCCAGATGCTGGTGACCAGCCTGCAGTACGACACCTTTCAGGGTAAATATGCCATCGGGCGGATCGCTCGCGGGTCGGTCAAGCGCGGCCTGGCGGTTAGCCTGATGAAACAGGGCGAAGTGTCGGGCTCAGCGCGAATTGAGAAAGTTTTTGGCTACCGCGGGCTGAACCGCGAAGAGCTTGAGGAGGCGTTTGCTGGCGACATTGTGGCACTGGTCGGTGTAGCTGAAGCGCACATTGGCGATACGATTGCTGATAAAGAACACCCCGAAGCCTTGCCGGCGATTGCCATTGAAGCGCCGACGCTGAGCATGTACCTCGGCCCAAACACTAGCCCGATGAAAGGTCGCGAGGGCGAATTTACCACCTCGCGGCAAATTGGCGACCGATTGCGGCGAGAGCTGGAAACCAACGTGGCGCTGCGCGTTGAAGAAAACGGCATCGGCTTTACGGTGTCTGGCCGCGGCGAGCTGCACCTGAGCGTCTTGATCGAGACCATGCGGCGCGAAGGCTTTGAGTTTGAAGTCGGCCGTCCGCAAGTGGTCACCATCACTGAGGACGGTGTCGAAAAAGAGCCAATTGAAGAACTACAAATCGAAATTAGCAGTGAATTCATCGGCGCAATCAGCCAGGAGTTGGGTGCGCGCCACGCTGAAATGAAATCGCAAGAAACCACCGCCAGCGGCGTTACCCGCATGACCTACGTGCTGCCGACGAGAGCGTTGATCGGTCTACGCAACGTACTGTTGACCGCTACCAAAGGCACCGTAATCATGAATTCCCTGCCGTACGGCTATCAACCGCTGGGCGGCAAATTGCCAAAAACCCGCAGCGGCGTACTCATCGCCTTTGAAGCTGGCACTACCACACCGTATGCACTACAGGCGGCCGAGGCGCGCGGTGAACTCTTGGTCGGACCTGGCACGGAAGTCTACGCCGGTATGATCGTCGGTATTTATAACCGCCAAGAAGACATTGAGATTAACGTTTGCAAGGCTAAACACCTGACCAACATGCGTTCCAA
This region includes:
- the typA gene encoding translational GTPase TypA, which codes for MKDASKIRNIAIIAHVDHGKTTMVDGLLKQSRTFRDNQAEMSQELIMDSGDQEHERGITITAKQTSIFYGDYKINIIDTPGHADFSGEVERTLQMADGVLLIVDAQEGPMPQTKFVLSKALELGLKPVVVINKIDKPARRIAEVEDELSDLFLELATDDAQLQYPIYYAVGRDGKAWREIPADPTEDADLTPIFEAIINDIPAPSVTADGGFQMLVTSLQYDTFQGKYAIGRIARGSVKRGLAVSLMKQGEVSGSARIEKVFGYRGLNREELEEAFAGDIVALVGVAEAHIGDTIADKEHPEALPAIAIEAPTLSMYLGPNTSPMKGREGEFTTSRQIGDRLRRELETNVALRVEENGIGFTVSGRGELHLSVLIETMRREGFEFEVGRPQVVTITEDGVEKEPIEELQIEISSEFIGAISQELGARHAEMKSQETTASGVTRMTYVLPTRALIGLRNVLLTATKGTVIMNSLPYGYQPLGGKLPKTRSGVLIAFEAGTTTPYALQAAEARGELLVGPGTEVYAGMIVGIYNRQEDIEINVCKAKHLTNMRSKSSDGTVQLTPFTQFSLEQCIDFIEDDELLEVTPKSLRLRKRYLDANERKRAAKR